Proteins from a genomic interval of Alosa alosa isolate M-15738 ecotype Scorff River chromosome 8, AALO_Geno_1.1, whole genome shotgun sequence:
- the LOC125299368 gene encoding uncharacterized protein LOC125299368: MGMKPGRVRDMVVMAAKPKQRTVGGGVRSTLYEAVKGELPDPNVLRVAEVYADFPAELAPLITTLAISPDIPLVDSALGKVQEGSLIAMQHPVVVSRCIQYHPDAPPPPPLPLADYRLEPTTCQFVCSLQEQLHLVSLQTSWEAARQVEASTRDQSLSAESKSKSKGKRSGSLISSGSWALPPCEKMGLWISINTSSPEQQRNPPVLPAASESPKA, from the exons ATG GGTATGAAACCAGGTCGCGTAAGGGACATGGTTGTCATGGCAGCTAAGCCAAAACAGCGGACCGTAGGAGGTGGTGTCAG GAGCACACTGTATGAAGCGGTGAAGGGGGAGCTGCCAGATCCAAATGTGCTGAGAGTTGCTGAGGTTTACGCTGACTTCCCTGCGGAGTTGGCGCCTCTCATCACCACCCTGGCAATCAGCCCTGATATCCCTCTGGTCGATTCAGCCCTCGGGAAGGTCCAGGAGGGAAGCCTCATTGCCATGCAGCACCCGGTCGTCGTCAGTAGGTGTATCCAGTACCATCCCGacgcacctccaccaccacctctaccGCTGGCTGATTACAGATTGGAGCCTACAACCTGCCAGTTTGTTTGCAGTCTTCAAGAACAGCTGCATCTAGTTTCCCTCCAAACCAGTTGGGAAGCAGCCAGACAGGTGGAGGCCTCTACTCGCGACCAAAGCCTTTCAGctgagtcaaagtcaaagtcaaa AGGCAAGCGGAGCGGCAGCTTGATTTCCAGTGGCAGCTGGGCCCTGCCTCCCTGTGAGAAG ATGGGCCTGTGGATCAGCATCAACACATCCAGCCCAGAGCAGCAGAGAAACCCTCCTGTCCTGCCAGCAGCCAGCGAGTCACCGAAAGCctga